Proteins from a single region of Streptomyces sp. TN58:
- a CDS encoding DUF3107 domain-containing protein encodes MEVKIGVQHAPREIVLESDLSAEELESIVSAALSGNEPLLSLTDSKGRKVLVPSDRLSYVDLGEPTARKVGFGAL; translated from the coding sequence GTGGAGGTCAAGATCGGCGTGCAGCACGCACCCCGGGAGATCGTGCTGGAGAGCGACCTGAGCGCCGAGGAGCTGGAGAGCATCGTCAGCGCCGCGCTGTCCGGCAACGAGCCGCTGCTGAGCCTCACCGACAGCAAGGGCCGCAAGGTCCTGGTGCCGTCCGACCGCCTGTCGTACGTCGACCTGGGCGAGCCGACCGCACGCAAGGTCGGTTTCGGAGCGCTCTGA
- a CDS encoding alpha/beta hydrolase, whose amino-acid sequence MPRHLLRVAVAVALLAGAAGTSGCSDSGEEKTPKAGGTEGAPPLKWTDCEAPTAAEGGGQAPPKDWQCATLHVPLDYADPEGETIPLALIRAKARNKDERLGSLVFNFGGPGGSGITTLPGAAKEYEALRERYDLVSFDPRGVGRSAPVLCLDDKQLDAYYASDSSPDTPEAEKAYLDNTRRYQQACQAKSGKVLPYVGTENAARDLDRIRQALGDEKLNYFGISYGTELGGVYAHLFPEKVGRAVFDAVVDPTATSEQGALGQAKGFQLALGNFAQDCVDRGDECRLQGSTAKEIEDNIIKLQKQLAAKPIPGIGDRMLTESSATNGIAQSLYSQELWPLLEQGLDEAEGGQGQLLMALSDALNGRSQNGDYSNIGAANTAINCVDSKDRYTLEQTKAKLPAFRAASPVFGDFLGWAMMGCTGWPVPGTSETPDVSAPGADPILVIGNTGDPATPYEGARRMVERLGPGVGVELTYKGEGHGAYNSGDPCVQGAVNSYLLDGKVPAAGTVCTPAPEAPEASQPPAQPSAPVEPLGA is encoded by the coding sequence ATGCCCAGACACCTCCTGCGGGTCGCCGTCGCCGTCGCTCTCCTGGCCGGGGCTGCCGGTACCAGTGGCTGTTCCGACAGCGGGGAGGAGAAGACGCCCAAGGCCGGCGGCACCGAGGGGGCGCCACCCCTGAAGTGGACGGACTGCGAAGCCCCGACGGCCGCCGAGGGGGGCGGGCAGGCACCGCCGAAGGACTGGCAGTGCGCCACGCTCCACGTACCGCTCGACTACGCCGACCCCGAAGGCGAAACGATTCCTCTCGCCCTGATCCGGGCCAAGGCGAGGAACAAGGACGAGCGCCTGGGCTCCCTCGTGTTCAACTTCGGCGGACCCGGCGGGTCCGGGATCACCACGCTGCCCGGCGCCGCCAAGGAGTACGAGGCCCTGCGCGAGCGCTACGACCTGGTGAGCTTCGATCCGCGCGGAGTGGGCCGCAGCGCCCCCGTCCTGTGCCTGGACGACAAGCAGCTCGACGCGTACTACGCCTCCGACTCCTCCCCCGACACCCCGGAGGCGGAGAAGGCGTACCTCGACAACACCCGCAGGTACCAGCAGGCCTGCCAGGCCAAGTCCGGGAAGGTGCTCCCCTACGTCGGCACCGAGAACGCCGCCCGCGACCTCGACCGGATCCGCCAGGCCCTCGGCGACGAGAAGCTCAACTACTTCGGGATCTCCTACGGGACCGAGCTCGGCGGCGTCTACGCCCACCTCTTCCCGGAGAAGGTCGGCCGGGCCGTCTTCGACGCCGTCGTGGACCCCACAGCCACCTCCGAGCAGGGGGCGCTCGGCCAGGCCAAGGGCTTCCAGCTGGCCCTGGGCAACTTCGCGCAGGACTGCGTGGACCGGGGCGACGAGTGCCGGCTCCAGGGCAGCACCGCCAAGGAGATCGAGGACAACATCATCAAGCTCCAGAAGCAGCTGGCCGCCAAGCCCATCCCCGGGATCGGCGACCGGATGCTGACGGAGTCCTCGGCCACCAACGGCATCGCCCAGTCCCTCTACTCGCAGGAGCTCTGGCCCCTGCTGGAGCAGGGCCTGGACGAGGCGGAGGGCGGCCAGGGGCAGTTGCTGATGGCCCTGTCCGACGCCCTCAACGGCCGTTCCCAGAACGGCGACTACAGCAACATCGGCGCCGCCAACACCGCGATCAACTGCGTCGACTCCAAGGACCGCTACACCCTGGAGCAGACCAAGGCCAAACTGCCCGCCTTCCGCGCCGCCTCCCCGGTCTTCGGGGACTTCCTCGGCTGGGCCATGATGGGCTGCACCGGCTGGCCGGTCCCCGGCACCTCGGAAACCCCCGACGTCTCCGCCCCCGGAGCCGACCCGATCCTGGTGATCGGCAACACGGGCGACCCGGCCACCCCGTACGAGGGCGCCCGCAGGATGGTGGAACGGCTCGGCCCCGGCGTGGGCGTGGAACTCACCTACAAGGGCGAGGGGCACGGGGCCTACAACAGCGGCGACCCGTGCGTGCAGGGAGCCGTGAACTCCTACCTGCTGGACGGCAAGGTGCCCGCCGCCGGCACCGTCTGCACCCCGGCCCCGGAGGCCCCGGAGGCCTCGCAGCCCCCCGCCCAGCCGTCGGCCCCGGTGGAACCCCTGGGCGCCTGA
- a CDS encoding NAD-dependent epimerase/dehydratase — protein sequence MRVLLIGANGYLGRYVADRLLADPAVQLTALGRGDDADVRFDLATGSPGALTRFLDAVHPGVVINCAGATRGGARELTRHNTVAVATICESLRRSGCGARLVQLGCAAEYGPSQPGSSTAEDAVPRPGGPYGVSKLAATELVLGSGLDAVVLRIFSPVGPGTPAGSPLGRLAEAMRRAMQSGDGELKLSGLGVQRDFVDVRDVARAVHAASLSAAQGVVNIGTGRAVRLRDAAAVLARVAGYAGALHEIDVPHGGAQQAHGHPGRPSAGLTSIGSPRSEATAEQLAATAPQPYPYPDGCGAWQQADVRTARDRLGWRPRINLEESLADIWMEAACRI from the coding sequence ATGAGGGTGCTGCTGATCGGAGCCAACGGATACCTCGGACGCTACGTCGCCGACCGGCTGCTCGCCGACCCCGCGGTCCAGCTCACCGCCCTCGGCCGCGGCGACGACGCCGACGTCCGCTTCGACCTCGCCACCGGCAGCCCCGGAGCGCTCACCCGCTTCCTCGACGCCGTCCACCCGGGCGTCGTCATCAACTGCGCCGGAGCGACCCGGGGCGGGGCCCGCGAGCTCACCCGGCACAACACCGTCGCGGTCGCGACCATCTGCGAGTCGCTGCGCCGCAGCGGCTGCGGGGCCCGGCTCGTCCAGCTCGGCTGCGCCGCCGAGTACGGGCCCAGCCAGCCGGGATCCTCCACGGCCGAGGACGCCGTGCCGAGACCCGGCGGGCCGTACGGCGTCAGCAAGCTGGCCGCCACCGAACTGGTACTGGGCTCCGGGCTGGACGCCGTCGTGCTGCGGATCTTCTCGCCCGTCGGCCCGGGCACCCCCGCCGGGTCCCCGCTCGGCCGGCTCGCCGAGGCGATGCGCCGCGCGATGCAGTCCGGCGACGGCGAGCTCAAGCTCAGCGGGCTCGGCGTGCAGCGCGACTTCGTCGACGTCCGGGACGTGGCGCGGGCCGTGCACGCCGCGTCCCTGTCCGCCGCCCAGGGCGTGGTCAACATCGGCACCGGCCGTGCCGTCCGGCTGCGGGACGCGGCCGCCGTCCTGGCCCGGGTCGCCGGGTACGCAGGAGCCCTCCACGAGATCGACGTACCGCACGGCGGAGCCCAGCAGGCGCACGGGCACCCCGGCCGCCCGTCGGCGGGGCTCACCTCCATCGGGTCCCCCCGCTCCGAGGCCACCGCTGAGCAGCTCGCCGCCACGGCCCCCCAGCCGTACCCGTACCCCGACGGCTGCGGGGCCTGGCAGCAGGCCGACGTCCGTACCGCGCGGGACCGGCTCGGCTGGCGGCCCCGGATCAACCTGGAGGAGTCCCTGGCGGACATCTGGATGGAGGCGGCGTGCCGCATCTGA
- the moeZ gene encoding adenylyltransferase/sulfurtransferase MoeZ gives MSLPPLVEPAAELTVDEVRRYSRHLIIPDVGMDGQKRLKNAKVLAVGAGGLGSPALMYLAAAGVGTLGIVEFDEVDESNLQRQIIHSQSDIGRSKAESARDSVLGINPYVNVVLHEERLEAENVMEIFSQYDLIVDGTDNFATRYLVNDACVLLNKPYVWGSIYRFDGQASVFWSEHGPCYRCLYPEPPPPGMVPSCAEGGVLGVLCASIGSIQVTEAIKVLTGVGEPLVGRLMIYDALEMQYRQVKVRKDPDCAVCGPNATVKELIDYEAFCGVVSEEAQEAAAGSTITPKQLKEWIDTDEPIEIIDVREVNEYEIVSIPGAKLIPKGEFLMGTALQDLPQDKRIVLHCKTGVRSAEVLAVLKSAGFADAVHVGGGVIGWVHQVEPEKPVY, from the coding sequence GTGTCGCTGCCACCCCTGGTCGAGCCGGCTGCTGAGCTCACCGTTGACGAGGTCCGTCGGTACTCCCGCCACCTGATCATCCCCGACGTCGGGATGGACGGCCAGAAGCGCCTGAAGAACGCGAAGGTGCTGGCCGTGGGCGCGGGCGGCCTCGGCTCGCCCGCCCTCATGTACCTGGCCGCGGCCGGCGTCGGCACGCTGGGCATCGTGGAGTTCGACGAGGTCGACGAGTCGAACCTGCAGCGCCAGATCATCCACAGCCAGTCGGACATCGGCCGTTCCAAGGCCGAGTCCGCCCGCGACAGCGTGCTGGGCATCAACCCGTACGTGAACGTGGTCCTTCACGAAGAGCGGCTTGAGGCCGAGAACGTGATGGAGATCTTCAGCCAGTACGACCTCATCGTCGACGGCACGGACAACTTCGCCACGCGCTACCTCGTCAACGACGCCTGCGTGCTGCTGAACAAGCCGTACGTCTGGGGCTCGATCTACCGCTTCGACGGCCAGGCCTCGGTCTTCTGGTCCGAGCACGGCCCGTGCTACCGCTGCCTCTACCCGGAGCCCCCGCCGCCGGGCATGGTCCCGAGCTGCGCCGAGGGCGGCGTACTGGGCGTGCTCTGCGCGTCCATCGGCTCCATCCAGGTCACCGAGGCCATCAAGGTCCTCACCGGCGTCGGCGAGCCGCTGGTCGGCCGCCTGATGATCTACGACGCCCTGGAGATGCAGTACCGCCAGGTCAAGGTCCGCAAGGACCCCGACTGCGCGGTCTGCGGTCCGAACGCCACCGTCAAGGAGCTCATCGACTACGAGGCCTTCTGCGGCGTCGTGTCGGAGGAGGCCCAGGAGGCGGCCGCCGGCTCCACGATCACTCCGAAGCAGCTCAAGGAGTGGATCGACACCGACGAGCCGATCGAGATCATCGACGTCCGCGAGGTCAACGAGTACGAGATCGTCTCGATCCCCGGCGCGAAGCTGATCCCCAAGGGCGAGTTCCTGATGGGCACGGCCCTGCAGGACCTGCCGCAGGACAAGCGCATCGTCTTGCATTGCAAGACGGGTGTCCGCAGTGCGGAAGTCCTCGCGGTCCTGAAGTCCGCGGGCTTCGCGGACGCGGTGCACGTCGGCGGCGGCGTCATCGGCTGGGTCCACCAGGTCGAGCCCGAGAAGCCGGTCTACTGA
- a CDS encoding TetR/AcrR family transcriptional regulator, translated as MTAIEQTEAARPRGTRLPRRARRNQLLGAAQEVFVAQGYHAAAMDDIAERAGVSKPVLYQHFPGKLDLYLALLDQHCEALLLAVRTALASTTDNKLRVAATMDAYFAYVEDEGGAFRLVFESDLTNEPAVRERVDRVSLQCAEAISDVIAEDTGLSKDESMLLAVGLGGVSQVVARYWLSSESPVARDTAVGLLTSLAWRGIAGFPLHGAES; from the coding sequence GTGACAGCCATCGAGCAGACCGAGGCAGCGCGTCCGCGGGGCACGCGACTGCCGCGCCGAGCCCGGCGCAACCAGCTGCTGGGCGCGGCCCAGGAGGTCTTCGTCGCCCAGGGTTACCACGCGGCCGCGATGGACGACATCGCCGAGCGCGCCGGCGTGAGCAAGCCGGTGCTCTACCAGCACTTCCCCGGCAAGCTCGACCTGTACCTGGCCCTGCTGGACCAGCACTGCGAGGCGCTGCTGCTGGCCGTGCGCACCGCGCTGGCGTCGACGACGGACAACAAGCTGCGCGTGGCCGCCACGATGGACGCCTACTTCGCGTACGTGGAGGACGAGGGCGGCGCCTTCCGGCTGGTCTTCGAGTCCGACCTGACGAACGAGCCCGCGGTGCGCGAGCGGGTGGACCGCGTCTCGCTCCAGTGCGCGGAGGCCATCTCCGACGTCATCGCCGAGGACACCGGCCTGTCCAAGGACGAGTCGATGCTGCTGGCCGTGGGCCTGGGCGGGGTCTCCCAGGTCGTGGCCCGCTACTGGCTCTCCAGCGAGAGCCCGGTCGCCCGTGACACGGCGGTCGGCCTGCTGACCTCGCTCGCCTGGCGCGGCATCGCCGGTTTCCCGCTGCACGGCGCGGAATCCTGA
- a CDS encoding spherulation-specific family 4 protein, which yields MPHLTTPPGALAAAATGAGRLGLGTPGYAHPLLAPVEWAELTRPGTPLHWAVLNVADGPGGRPDPHCTEAAAKLRAAGGTVLGHLAMRDGARSFGELVCDAHRFRDWYGVDGFYLAGAPAGRAELASVRRVADSLRGLGEDLRIVLGHGTHPCEGYADAADQLVTFSGAWADYRWSQVAEWTAEYPPERFCHLVHGVPRTHLEEAMRIARWQGAGTIWFTDRTAVADRDPWASLPGYWDEIVSRIGTGVLE from the coding sequence GTGCCGCATCTGACCACTCCGCCGGGGGCACTGGCGGCGGCCGCGACCGGGGCCGGCCGCCTCGGCCTGGGCACCCCCGGCTACGCGCACCCGCTGTTGGCCCCCGTGGAATGGGCCGAGCTGACCCGCCCCGGCACCCCACTGCACTGGGCCGTGCTGAACGTCGCCGACGGCCCCGGCGGGCGGCCCGATCCACACTGCACGGAAGCGGCCGCGAAGCTGCGCGCCGCGGGCGGCACGGTCCTCGGCCATCTCGCGATGCGGGACGGGGCACGGTCCTTCGGCGAGCTGGTCTGCGACGCCCACCGCTTCCGGGACTGGTACGGGGTCGACGGCTTCTACCTGGCCGGTGCCCCGGCCGGCAGGGCGGAGCTGGCCTCGGTGCGTCGCGTGGCCGACTCCCTGCGCGGCCTCGGGGAGGACCTGCGGATCGTGCTCGGGCACGGCACGCACCCCTGCGAGGGCTACGCGGACGCCGCCGACCAGCTGGTCACCTTCTCCGGGGCGTGGGCGGACTACCGCTGGTCGCAGGTGGCGGAGTGGACCGCCGAGTACCCGCCGGAGCGCTTCTGCCACCTGGTCCACGGGGTGCCGCGCACGCACCTGGAGGAGGCGATGCGGATCGCGCGCTGGCAGGGGGCGGGAACCATCTGGTTCACCGACCGCACCGCTGTCGCGGATCGCGACCCGTGGGCCTCCCTGCCCGGCTACTGGGACGAAATCGTCTCACGTATCGGAACAGGTGTCTTGGAATGA
- a CDS encoding DUF3152 domain-containing protein — MGRHSRKSGAPAPESAPAQAPAAARQQAQPDPAGYGDPYAYDAFGNVVHESDAFGYGTPGNDSFGNGSYANDSFGNGSYANDPYGSDAYGNGDPFAGWPESTVTHQGYVPQDVPAADTRTGGHPQQYEPGGAWGARSDSGSVYGDWRGVPRPRTEAPAAGAPAAGTAAHAAPPDTGTPPFGTPAAGFPRVTYEEAAPGPLTSTGSHRRVPGPRRPVDPVVESPAPSAEAEVRFEPEREADPESGSGRGRKVRAYTGMAAAAVTTVLAVVVAGQGYLDGDTDEARAGAPAATGKDRSDPAASRSDGRPTPNGGVAAPVAPSAPAAAPELTYEQQMAAQLPLDPKLAGPGTFDTVPGVAKGPGKGKVVRYRVDVEQGLGLDAQLFAEAVHRTLNDDRSWGHGGTKSFERVPGEEADFVITLASPGTTGVWCAKSGLDTVVGNVSCDSAKTERVMINAFRWAQGSETYGPDQMFAYRQMLINHEVGHRLGHGHVNCRTPGALAPVMQQQTKSLNVDGIPCKANPWAFPES, encoded by the coding sequence GTGGGACGACACAGTCGAAAATCCGGGGCGCCCGCTCCGGAGTCAGCTCCGGCGCAGGCGCCCGCCGCCGCGCGCCAGCAGGCGCAGCCGGATCCCGCCGGATACGGGGATCCGTACGCGTACGACGCCTTCGGGAACGTCGTCCACGAAAGCGACGCGTTCGGGTACGGCACCCCCGGGAACGACTCCTTCGGGAACGGCTCCTACGCGAACGACTCCTTCGGGAACGGCTCCTACGCGAACGACCCCTACGGGAGCGATGCCTACGGCAACGGCGACCCGTTCGCCGGGTGGCCCGAATCGACCGTCACCCACCAGGGCTACGTGCCGCAGGACGTCCCCGCCGCCGACACGCGCACCGGCGGCCACCCCCAGCAGTACGAACCCGGCGGCGCCTGGGGCGCCCGGTCCGACTCCGGCTCCGTGTACGGGGACTGGCGCGGGGTGCCGCGCCCGCGTACGGAGGCACCCGCGGCCGGAGCACCCGCGGCCGGGACGGCGGCCCACGCCGCGCCCCCGGACACCGGCACCCCGCCCTTCGGCACGCCCGCCGCGGGCTTCCCGCGGGTCACGTACGAAGAGGCCGCGCCCGGCCCCCTCACCTCCACCGGCTCGCACCGCCGGGTGCCCGGCCCGCGGAGGCCGGTCGACCCCGTCGTGGAGTCGCCCGCCCCCTCGGCCGAGGCCGAGGTCCGGTTCGAGCCCGAGCGTGAGGCCGACCCCGAGTCCGGCTCCGGCCGCGGCCGTAAGGTCCGTGCGTACACCGGCATGGCCGCCGCCGCGGTCACCACCGTCCTCGCGGTGGTCGTCGCGGGCCAGGGGTACCTCGACGGCGACACCGACGAGGCCAGGGCCGGCGCGCCCGCCGCCACCGGGAAGGACCGCAGCGACCCGGCCGCCTCCCGCTCCGACGGCCGGCCCACCCCGAACGGCGGCGTGGCCGCGCCCGTGGCGCCGTCCGCCCCGGCGGCCGCGCCCGAGCTGACGTACGAGCAGCAGATGGCGGCGCAGCTGCCCCTGGACCCGAAGCTCGCCGGGCCCGGGACCTTCGACACCGTGCCCGGCGTGGCCAAGGGCCCCGGCAAGGGCAAGGTCGTGCGCTACCGGGTCGACGTCGAACAGGGCCTGGGCCTGGACGCCCAGCTCTTCGCGGAGGCCGTCCACCGCACCCTCAACGACGACCGCAGCTGGGGCCACGGCGGCACGAAGTCCTTCGAACGGGTACCGGGCGAGGAGGCCGACTTCGTGATCACCCTCGCCAGCCCCGGCACCACCGGCGTCTGGTGCGCCAAGTCCGGCCTCGACACCGTCGTCGGCAACGTCTCCTGCGACTCGGCGAAGACCGAGCGGGTGATGATCAACGCCTTCCGCTGGGCCCAGGGCTCCGAGACCTACGGCCCGGACCAGATGTTCGCCTACCGCCAGATGCTCATCAACCACGAGGTGGGCCACCGGCTCGGCCACGGCCATGTCAACTGCCGCACCCCGGGCGCGCTCGCCCCGGTCATGCAGCAGCAGACCAAGTCCCTCAACGTCGACGGCATCCCGTGCAAGGCCAACCCCTGGGCGTTCCCGGAGAGCTGA
- a CDS encoding ferritin-like fold-containing protein: protein MPTVENASPADDSTPAEATGIASQDWATASASPQYRAAVVDLLGALAYGELAAFERLAEDAKLAPTLDDKAELAAMASAEFHHFEQLRDRLAKIEVEPTAAMQPFAQGVDDFHRQTAPSDWLEGLVKAYVGDSIASDFYREVASHLDTDTRALVLGVLDDTGHGNFAVEKVRAAIEADPRCGGRLALWARRLMGEALSQAQRVVAERDALSTMLVGGVDGMAAGFDLAAVGEMFTRITKAHTKRMAALGLAA from the coding sequence ATGCCGACCGTAGAAAACGCCTCGCCCGCCGACGACAGCACCCCCGCCGAAGCCACGGGGATCGCCTCGCAGGACTGGGCGACCGCATCTGCCTCGCCGCAGTACCGGGCCGCCGTCGTCGACCTGCTCGGCGCGCTCGCGTACGGAGAGCTCGCGGCCTTCGAGCGCCTCGCGGAGGACGCGAAGCTCGCGCCCACCCTGGACGACAAGGCCGAGCTCGCCGCGATGGCCTCCGCCGAGTTCCACCACTTCGAGCAGCTCCGGGACCGCCTCGCCAAGATCGAGGTCGAGCCCACCGCCGCCATGCAGCCCTTCGCCCAGGGAGTCGACGACTTCCACCGCCAGACCGCCCCGTCGGACTGGCTGGAGGGCCTGGTCAAGGCGTACGTCGGCGACTCCATCGCCAGTGACTTCTACCGCGAGGTCGCTTCCCACCTGGACACCGACACCCGTGCCCTCGTGCTCGGTGTCCTCGACGACACCGGCCACGGCAACTTCGCCGTCGAGAAGGTGCGCGCCGCGATCGAGGCCGACCCGCGCTGCGGCGGCCGGCTCGCGCTGTGGGCCCGCCGCCTGATGGGCGAGGCCCTCTCGCAGGCCCAGCGCGTGGTCGCCGAGCGCGACGCGCTCTCGACCATGCTGGTCGGCGGCGTCGACGGGATGGCGGCGGGCTTCGACCTCGCGGCCGTCGGCGAGATGTTCACCCGGATCACCAAGGCGCACACCAAGCGGATGGCGGCCCTCGGCCTCGCCGCCTGA
- a CDS encoding alpha/beta fold hydrolase, which produces MSSTELPGVRSTPELSSPAGAVRVADGEQLRTAVLPGLELAVRARPPQRAGLPPALFVHGLGGSSQNWSALMEQLADTVDGEAVDLPGFGWSPPPADRDYSVTGFARAVIRHLDAAGRGPVHLFGNSLGGAVSTRVAAVRPDLVRTLTLVSPALPELRVQRSAVPTALLALPGVAALFSRMTQGLTAEQRTRGVTELCYGDPSRVTPEGFRNAVEEMERRMALPYFWDAMTRTSRGIVDAYTLGGQHGLWRQAQRVLAPSLLVYGGRDQLISYRMAHKAAAAFRGSRLLCLPEAGHVAMMEYPEVVAAAFTELLRDTGAGAADRDTEDGRG; this is translated from the coding sequence ATGTCTTCGACCGAGCTGCCGGGCGTGCGGTCCACCCCCGAACTGTCCTCCCCCGCGGGAGCGGTCCGGGTGGCCGACGGAGAGCAGCTGCGCACCGCCGTGCTTCCCGGGCTGGAATTGGCCGTCCGGGCGCGCCCGCCCCAGCGCGCAGGCCTGCCGCCCGCGCTCTTCGTGCACGGTCTGGGCGGCTCCTCGCAGAACTGGTCGGCGCTCATGGAGCAGTTGGCGGACACCGTCGACGGCGAGGCTGTGGACCTGCCCGGCTTCGGCTGGTCCCCGCCGCCCGCCGACCGCGACTACTCCGTCACCGGTTTCGCCCGGGCCGTCATCCGCCACCTGGACGCCGCGGGACGCGGCCCCGTCCACCTCTTCGGCAACTCCCTCGGCGGAGCCGTCTCCACCCGGGTCGCGGCCGTCCGCCCCGACCTCGTGCGCACCCTGACGCTCGTCTCGCCGGCCCTTCCCGAGCTGCGCGTGCAGCGGTCGGCCGTACCGACCGCGCTCCTGGCGCTGCCCGGGGTGGCCGCCCTCTTCAGCCGGATGACCCAGGGCCTCACCGCAGAGCAGCGCACCCGGGGAGTGACGGAGCTCTGCTACGGAGACCCCTCCCGGGTGACTCCCGAGGGGTTCCGCAACGCCGTGGAGGAGATGGAGCGCCGGATGGCCCTCCCCTACTTCTGGGACGCGATGACCCGCACGTCACGCGGCATCGTCGACGCCTACACCCTCGGCGGCCAGCACGGACTGTGGCGCCAGGCACAGCGGGTGCTCGCCCCGTCCCTGCTCGTCTACGGTGGCCGGGACCAGCTGATCTCGTACCGTATGGCGCACAAGGCAGCCGCCGCCTTCCGGGGCTCGCGGCTGCTGTGCCTGCCCGAGGCCGGGCACGTGGCGATGATGGAGTACCCCGAGGTGGTGGCCGCCGCCTTCACGGAGCTGCTGCGCGACACCGGCGCGGGGGCTGCGGACCGGGACACCGAAGACGGCAGGGGCTGA
- a CDS encoding DUF3492 domain-containing protein, translated as MRIGLLTEGGYPYATGEARLWCDRLVRGLPQHEFELYALSRSAEQERDRVPLPEHVTRVRTAPLWAPADDGRTYCRRERRRFADCFTELVHGICAGAPDPFAAGLYGLAGLAREQGGLYAALRSESAVRALETACRAPGAPRPVQAARVADLLEFADALEGMLRPLSLDWYEDDAPGDGLGAVDVCHAAAGGVAALPGLLAKRFFGVPLLVTEYGVQLRAHYLAHLGGVGAAEPPRPAVRALLAAFHLRLATEIYARADFLTPGNAHARRWQERCGATRDRLRTVYPGMEADRFTSVGESADRGDPDTLVWVGRVEPAKDIVALLHAFAEVRRAEPRTRLRIFATAADPGYLADCRSLAAQLFPDEAADRVTVGENPVAFEEIGGPEAPSAAEAYGAGRVVVLSSVIEGFPVTLAEAMLCGRATVSTDVGAVCEVIGGTGLVVPPRNPRALAEACLSLLGDAERAERLGAAARARALELFTVEQNVAAFQEIYLRLLAKGSERPDGGVLFARPPEARVPGHWTSPTWAKPVPDPTPEAAV; from the coding sequence GTGCGGATCGGACTGCTCACGGAAGGTGGTTATCCGTATGCGACGGGCGAGGCCAGGCTGTGGTGCGACCGGCTCGTGCGCGGACTCCCGCAGCACGAGTTCGAGCTCTACGCGCTGAGCCGCAGCGCCGAACAGGAGCGCGACCGGGTCCCGCTGCCCGAGCACGTCACCCGCGTCCGCACGGCTCCCCTGTGGGCCCCCGCCGACGACGGGCGGACCTACTGCCGGCGCGAACGCCGACGGTTCGCGGACTGCTTCACGGAACTGGTCCACGGCATCTGCGCCGGCGCCCCCGACCCCTTCGCGGCCGGACTGTACGGACTCGCCGGACTCGCCCGGGAACAGGGCGGGCTGTACGCGGCACTGCGCTCCGAGTCCGCGGTGCGCGCCCTGGAGACCGCCTGCCGGGCCCCCGGCGCGCCCCGCCCCGTACAGGCGGCCCGCGTCGCCGACCTGCTGGAGTTCGCCGACGCACTGGAGGGCATGCTGCGGCCGCTGTCCCTCGACTGGTACGAGGACGACGCCCCCGGCGACGGCCTCGGCGCGGTCGACGTGTGCCACGCGGCCGCCGGCGGGGTGGCGGCCCTCCCCGGCCTGCTGGCCAAACGCTTCTTCGGAGTCCCGCTGCTGGTCACCGAATACGGGGTCCAGCTACGCGCCCACTACCTGGCCCACCTCGGCGGCGTCGGTGCGGCGGAGCCGCCCCGGCCCGCCGTACGCGCCCTGCTCGCCGCCTTCCACCTGCGGCTGGCCACCGAGATCTACGCCCGCGCCGACTTCCTCACCCCCGGCAACGCCCACGCCCGGCGCTGGCAGGAGCGCTGCGGCGCCACCCGCGACCGGCTGCGGACGGTCTACCCGGGAATGGAGGCGGACCGATTCACCTCCGTCGGGGAGTCCGCCGACCGCGGGGACCCCGACACCCTGGTGTGGGTCGGCCGGGTGGAGCCCGCCAAGGACATCGTCGCCCTGCTGCACGCCTTCGCCGAGGTCCGCAGGGCCGAGCCGCGCACCCGGCTGCGGATCTTCGCCACGGCCGCGGACCCCGGCTACCTCGCCGACTGCCGCTCCCTCGCCGCACAGCTCTTCCCCGACGAGGCCGCCGACCGCGTCACCGTCGGGGAGAACCCGGTGGCATTCGAGGAGATCGGCGGACCGGAGGCCCCGTCCGCGGCCGAGGCGTACGGCGCCGGGCGCGTCGTCGTGCTCTCCTCCGTGATCGAGGGCTTCCCCGTCACCCTGGCCGAGGCGATGCTCTGCGGACGCGCCACCGTCTCCACCGACGTCGGAGCGGTCTGCGAGGTCATCGGCGGCACCGGGCTCGTCGTCCCGCCCCGCAACCCGCGGGCGCTCGCCGAGGCCTGCCTGTCCCTGCTCGGGGACGCCGAGCGGGCCGAACGCCTCGGAGCCGCCGCACGGGCGCGCGCCCTGGAGCTGTTCACCGTCGAGCAGAACGTCGCCGCCTTCCAGGAGATCTACCTGCGGCTGCTGGCCAAGGGCTCCGAACGGCCCGACGGCGGTGTCCTCTTCGCCCGGCCCCCGGAGGCGCGGGTGCCCGGCCACTGGACCAGCCCGACCTGGGCCAAGCCCGTACCGGACCCGACCCCGGAGGCCGCCGTATGA